One region of Brassica napus cultivar Da-Ae chromosome A10, Da-Ae, whole genome shotgun sequence genomic DNA includes:
- the LOC106419278 gene encoding putative RING-H2 finger protein ATL69 has protein sequence MLPTNPPATGVGLGYGIAIAVSILILISTIMLASYICIRSKSAPRDGATSEGVLDSPAAEVKLGLDRPVIESYPRIVLGESRRLPRPNNGPCSICLCDYEARDPVRCIPECNHCFHADCVDEWLRTSATCPLCRNSPAPSRLATPLSDLVPVAFQIR, from the coding sequence ATGCTTCCAACAAATCCTCCGGCCACTGGGGTTGGACTCGGTTACGGCATCGCCATCGCCGTGagcatcctcatcctcatctccACTATAATGCTCGCTTCATACATCTGCATAAGGTCAAAATCTGCTCCAAGAGACGGAGCCACGAGCGAGGGAGTTCTTGACTCGCCGGCGGCTGAGGTGAAGCTCGGACTGGACCGGCCTGTTATAGAGTCATATCCAAGGATAGTGCTTGGTGAGAGCAGAAGATTACCGAGGCCCAATAACGGTCCATGTTCGATATGCCTATGTGATTACGAAGCTAGAGATCCGGTTCGGTGTATACCGGAATGTAATCACTGCTTTCATGCTGATTGTGTTGATGAGTGGCTCCGGACAAGTGCCACGTGCCCTCTTTGTAGAAACTCACCGGCTCCTTCTAGGCTTGCCACACCATTGTCTGATTTGGTCCCAGTcgcctttcaaatcaggtga
- the LOC106419485 gene encoding aspartyl protease AED3-like — MTTLVIFLQLLFIIPLALGLNHPNCDLTNTQDQGSTLRIFHIDSPCSPFKSSSPLSWEARVLKTLAQDQARLQYLTSLVAGRSVVPVASGRQMLQSTTYIVKAKIGTPAQSLLLAMDTSSDVAWLPCSGCVGCPSTTAFSPAKSTTFKNVSCSAPQCKQVPNPTCGSRACSFNLTYGSSSIAANLSQDTIRLAADPINAFTFGCVNKVAGGGTIPPPQGLLGLGRGPLSLMSQAQSLYKSTFSYCLPSFRSLAFSGSLRLGPTAQPVRVKYTQLLRNPRRSSLYYVNLVAIRVAKKVVDIPPAAIAFNPTTGAGTIFDSGTVYTRLSKPVYEAVRNEFRKRVKPRTAVVTSLGGFDTCYSGKITVPTITFMFKGVNMTMPADNLMLHSSAGSLSCLAIASSPENVNSVVNVIASMQQQNHRVLIDVPNGRLGLARERCS, encoded by the exons ATGACCACTCTGGTTATATTCCTCCAACTTCTTTTCATCATTCCACTAGCACTTGGGTTAAACCACCCAAACTGTGACCTCACCAACACTCAAGACCAAGGCTCTACCTTAAGGATCTTCCACATAGACAGCCCTTGCTCACCCTTCAAATCTTCATCCCCGCTCTCATGGGAAGCGCGTGTACTCAAGACTCTGGCCCAAGACCAGGCCCGTCTCCAGTACTTGACAAGCCTCGTCGCCGGGAGATCTGTGGTTCCTGTCGCCTCAGGGCGTCAAATGTTGCAGAGCACAACGTACATTGTCAAGGCTAAGATCGGTACTCCCGCTCAGTCTCTACTCTTAGCCATGGACACGAGCAGTGATGTAGCTTGGTTACCTTGCTCCGGCTGCGTTGGCTGTCCTTCAACCACCGCCTTTTCTCCGGCCAAGTCCACCACTTTTAAGAACGTCAGTTGCAGTGCTCCTCAGTGTAAGCAG GTACCTAACCCCACGTGCGGATCACGCGCGTGCTCTTTCAACCTCACCTACGGAAGCTCCTCCATCGCCGCTAACCTCTCTCAGGACACCATCCGCCTCGCCGCCGATCCGATCAATGCCTTCACCTTCGGTTGCGTCAACAAAGTCGCCGGCGGAGGAACCATCCCTCCTCCGCAAGGCTTATTGGGCCTGGGACGAGGCCCATTATCACTCATGTCACAGGCTCAGTCACTCTACAAGTCCACGTTCTCCTACTGTCTGCCGAGTTTCAGGTCTCTCGCCTTCTCCGGATCGCTGAGACTCGGCCCCACCGCTCAGCCCGTGCGCGTGAAGTACACGCAACTCCTGAGAAACCCGAGGAGGTCTTCTTTGTATTACGTCAACCTCGTTGCGATACGCGTCGCTAAGAAAGTCGTCGATATACCGCCGGCAGCTATTGCTTTTAATCCCACCACTGGCGCGGGAACCATCTTTGACTCCG GTACCGTGTACACGCGGTTATCTAAGCCGGTTTACGAGGCAGTGAGGAACGAGTTCAGGAAGCGCGTGAAGCCACGTACCGCCGTAGTGACGTCACTCGGAGGTTTCGACACGTGTTACTCAGGGAAAATCACGGTGCCGACAATAACATTCATGTTCAAGGGAGTGAACATGACTATGCCAGCGGATAACCTGATGTTACACAGCAGCGCCGGGAGCCTGTCGTGCCTCGCCATCGCGTCGTCGCCGGAAAACGTGAACTCTGTCGTGAATGTGATCGCAAGCATGCAGCAGCAGAACCATCGTGTCCTGATCGACGTTCCCAATGGACGTCTAGGGTTGGCACGTGAACGATGCTCTTAA
- the LOC106419423 gene encoding protein MAINTENANCE OF PSII UNDER HIGH LIGHT 1, with protein MKSPHHTTQHNTHHHRLLFALFLLTYYLYLFITQKDKTNPRISCPDLLESEVAMSCTSNVLLSPNGCVLASPKPLGRFLSARSVGRKLFVSVVRASSDDPDCNAEECAPDKEVGTVSMEWLAGEKTKVVGTFPPRKRGWTGYVEKDTAGQTNVYSIEPAVYVAESAISSGTAGSSSDGAENTAAIVGGLALIAIAAASSILLQVGKDAPSKPKAVDYRGPSLSYYINKFKPSEVVQASAPILTDAPPVAQEETSPPETTASVAQPEETPSVQATSSTS; from the exons ATGAAAAGCCCACACCACACCACGCAGCACAACACACATCATCATCGTCTTCTCTTTGCTCTTTTCCTCCTCACATATTATCTTTACCTTTTCATCACtcaaaaagataaaacaaacCCAAGAATCTCCTGTCCGGACCTCCTCGAATCTGAGGTAGCCATGTCTTGCACTTCCAACGTCTTGCTATCCCCAAACGGCTGCGTTTTGGCATCTCCTAAGCCTCTTGGCAGATTCCTCAGCGCCAGGTCGGTAGGACGGAAGCTTTTCGTATCAGTCGTTAGAGCTTCTTCCGACGATCCTGATTGTAATGCCGAGGAATGTGCTCCCGACAAAGAG GTTGGGACAGTGAGTATGGAATGGTTGGCTGGAGAGAAGACCAAAGTGGTGGGAACGTTTCCACCTCGGAAGCGTGGTTGGACTGGCTATGTTGAGAAAGATACTGCTGGTCAGACTAATGTTTACTCTATTGAG CCTGCAGTATATGTTGCAGAGAGTGCCATAAGCTCAGGCACTGCAGGGTCATCTTCTGATGGAGCTGAGAACACAGCAGCAATCGTAGGAGGCCTTGCCCTTATCGCAATCGCCGCAGCTTCCTCTATACTCCTCCAAGTCGGTAAAGATGCTCCATCTAAACCAAAAGCAGTGGACTACAGAGGACCGTCTCTCAGCTACTACATCAACAAGTTCAAGCCTTCAGAAGTTGTTCAGGCTTCTGCCCCTATCCTCACCGATGCTCCACCGGTGGCTCAGGAAGAAACTTCACCGCCGGAAACTACAGCCAGTGTGGCTCAGCCGGAGGAGACGCCTTCTGTTCAGGCAACAAGTAGTACCTCTTAA